ATGGGAACTCATCTTTAACATCATATTTTCTCTTCAGGGAAATAATTGTGACTGAAACCGAAACAGAATGAAGACAAACCAAGGGAAACATCCATTTTAGAGAATCCTTGTGCCACTTAGCCTTAAATGAGCTCTCGGGGACTCTGGGTGAGTAGcaaatataaaatgatgaaaCTATTGAAAAAAcctaaatattaatttgagAAACAATTTTACCTGAATGAAAATATTCAGAATTAAAGTTAAGTATTTCCAGTCGAACAAGATTAACGATGATAAGAAAGTTACAAAATAACAAAGTACGAAAAATACAGGATTACGACTGATAATTGATATTATCAATAAACAAACTTGAAATAACACAGACAATACAAGATTTGCATTCCAAAGTTTTTTTAATGGTATTTCTTTGGAGGAAAGTTTCATTTGGATTTAGCTAAATCATGGAATTTGTAAGTCACAGAACTTCAACCAAAACCCCtctacacactatttacacatttatgGATTAATACAAACTTCTTAATTATTTCTATAATTTAAGtgaaataaaacaaaaaaataGTCCATCgtaattaaatttatgttGTGAATAGGTATAAAAAATAGTGTCAAGCAAACTACTGAAATAGTTATAAGCatcactaattttaataaaccaaattaaaaacaactataaaaaatgaaatatgttatttaatttatccaaATATGTGTTattcttttttatttttgtagAAGCCTGATTTCTTAGTATTGACACTTATctgtaatattaattaaaacaCAAGAtccaattaattttaaataatatggaaaatatgaataatcaaataataaaattctgTTAATATGCTAAAAGGCGAATTATtggaaatatttataagtATTAGGTTTCAATTTCAAACACCCTTTATCACCAATATAATTTTTGGGATTTAtcacatttattaataaacgGTTGGGACAAATTCCACCAACTTCATTTACTAATGTGGAATATTGAATTTCTCAGGCTACATTCACACTTTATAACAACACTCAAACACatcaataattaaattcGATTCTACAAAAAATGATTGACCTAAATTTTCTATGGCCAGGCCGTGAGAATGCAAGTGATGTCGTAAAGTACGCTACAAGTATCGGATGGTCGACCATAGGATTTAACGTTTACTTTACAGCAAATGACCAAGGTGTGAATCAAGTCAAATTTGTTGGCGACCTTgagaaaaataaaagaaattTAGGAAATGATTACTTCGGACCTCTTCTATGTAATCAAATATTTCCCTTAATTTCTAACACTTCAGGTGAGTCCGGATTGTTTTTGGGGAACAATTTTGTTCGTAGAATAACTGTACTTCTTATGGACAACTTTAAACCAAATTCTCTTCTGAAATTTGAGCTTTCTAACGAGTTTGAGATCTTTAGTGTCATTCCTACCAGCAAACGATCGTTTCAGGCTGCCTGCCAGAATCTAAACTGCGacctaataaatttgaacgTTTATTGCTATTATTCACCATTTAAATTGAAACGTGGTTTTATAAACTCCGCTTTAGAAAGGGGATGCTATTTCGAGGTTTCAATTTCTGACGAAATGGTTAAAAATCTAGATTTGGAAAAGATTGTTGGTACAAACCTTATAGAGCCGATCAACCTGGCATTCCAAAGGAACTTACCTGGGTTGTTAAAATACATACCAACGTCAAAATTGGTGATATCATCGGGAACGAGTGTCGCAACTAACCTATCCGACCCGGAATCATTTCTTGGGGCTTGCAATGAACTGTTCCGAGGATTTTCTGGcaaaaatttgaatttaaaatcctGTTTAACAAAAGTCCCTAACGATTGCATTGTAAAAGGGGCAGCTAGATTGACTTTTGGAACAGGAGTTGTATCATATAAAGAGGGAAATAACCTGGgaaaaacatttaaataatatagaAAGTAAAAATGGTCTAGACTAGAAATAATACttagaattatttttaaaaaagagTAATAAAAAAGTGTGTAGAGTATAAGTAACGAATCTGGGTGAAAGGTGTGATTTTTTGAGAAAGCGGAGGGAATAAGATGTGATAGTGCAAGAATTGCCTAGCTGGTAATATGGGTAATGGAATGGGCCAGTATGCGATTACAAAGATAAAGTGTggtatataaaaattttatttcgataaaattattaatggAAGTCATATGTGGGTGTACGAAATTTAGTGTCTAAAGAATTTCTATTGGTGGTGCATGCGGTACCCTTACCTCACTCCGTCTCGACtattttcatct
Above is a window of Theileria parva strain Muguga chromosome 2, complete sequence, whole genome shotgun sequence DNA encoding:
- a CDS encoding RNase P subunit p30 family protein — protein: MIDLNFLWPGRENASDVVKYATSIGWSTIGFNVYFTANDQGVNQVKFVGDLEKNKRNLGNDYFGPLLCNQIFPLISNTSGESGLFLGNNFVRRITVLLMDNFKPNSLLKFELSNEFEIFSVIPTSKRSFQAACQNLNCDLINLNVYCYYSPFKLKRGFINSALERGCYFEVSISDEMVKNLDLEKIVGTNLIEPINLAFQRNLPGLLKYIPTSKLVISSGTSVATNLSDPESFLGACNELFRGFSGKNLNLKSCLTKVPNDCIVKGAARLTFGTGVVSYKEGNNLGKTFK